In Romeriopsis navalis LEGE 11480, a genomic segment contains:
- a CDS encoding DUF561 domain-containing protein, translated as MTILSTLQRAFEQKNALKVISGLHNFDRDNVAAVVKAAEIGGATFVDIAADADLIRMAKQLTQLPICVSAVEPEKFVMAVAAGADMIEIGNFDSFYAQGRRFEAPEVLELTQSTRALLPNVLLSVTVPHILALDEQVALAEALVNAGADIIQTEGGTSAAPVSPGVLGLIEKAAPTLAAAHEISHAVDVPVLCASGISSATAPLAIASGAAGVGVGSAINKLDNELAMIAAVRAIVESMHTSQVRV; from the coding sequence AGCAAAAGAACGCGCTGAAGGTGATCAGCGGGTTGCATAACTTCGATCGCGACAATGTAGCAGCGGTGGTCAAGGCCGCAGAAATCGGCGGTGCCACCTTCGTCGATATTGCTGCCGATGCAGACTTGATTCGGATGGCGAAACAACTCACACAATTACCCATTTGTGTCTCGGCGGTTGAGCCAGAAAAATTTGTCATGGCCGTTGCCGCTGGTGCCGACATGATCGAAATCGGTAACTTTGATAGCTTCTACGCGCAAGGCCGTCGCTTTGAAGCTCCCGAAGTCTTAGAACTGACTCAATCAACTCGGGCATTACTCCCCAATGTGCTGCTTTCCGTGACTGTGCCGCACATTTTGGCCTTAGATGAGCAAGTTGCTTTGGCCGAAGCCCTGGTCAACGCTGGCGCCGATATTATTCAAACTGAAGGTGGCACAAGCGCGGCACCTGTTAGTCCTGGCGTATTAGGCTTAATTGAAAAGGCCGCACCGACTTTAGCCGCTGCTCACGAGATTTCCCACGCGGTTGATGTGCCGGTACTCTGCGCTTCCGGGATCTCCAGTGCCACTGCTCCCTTGGCGATCGCCTCGGGTGCCGCTGGCGTGGGTGTCGGTTCAGCGATTAACAAACTCGATAACGAATTGGCCATGATTGCGGCAGTCCGCGCGATCGTCGAGTCGATGCACACGAGCCAAGTGCGCGTGTAA
- a CDS encoding DUF4870 domain-containing protein encodes MQTTETADKRRLLSTISHVAIFFSWTFASIGVPLSILFISDDPVVKANAKESINFHLSVWIMGAVAAVLLAIPSFLTLGLLGWLAGGIGFLWVSTMTVLAVMNALANPDEPFRYPLILHIF; translated from the coding sequence ATGCAAACGACAGAAACCGCTGATAAGCGCCGACTGCTCTCCACCATTTCGCACGTTGCGATTTTCTTTAGTTGGACATTTGCATCGATCGGGGTTCCACTTTCGATCTTGTTTATTTCCGATGACCCCGTCGTTAAGGCCAATGCGAAAGAATCGATTAACTTCCACCTGAGTGTTTGGATTATGGGAGCAGTTGCTGCAGTGTTACTGGCGATTCCGTCCTTCTTGACGCTGGGACTGCTGGGCTGGCTGGCTGGCGGTATTGGCTTCCTTTGGGTCTCAACGATGACGGTTCTGGCAGTGATGAATGCCTTAGCGAATCCGGATGAGCCATTCCGTTATCCGTTAATTCTCCACATTTTTTAA
- a CDS encoding O-antigen ligase family protein — protein sequence MRLRFFQSHPDPNLRRHWNVMQWAVLLMPINTLVGCVTILVTSLTLWKSYANQLVQNFVNQALLLLGCWMVIIALFAENNGAAFGGLFNFLPFFVVFIAQSRLIQTPEQLRRLAWIIISPSVIIVVLGWGQLFLKWYFHWKFLSIDGSSGILLDWTIAKGGEPLGRMSSLFYYATVLASYFVTTLTLTLGLLIEQWKTRRSVILMLLLSGIAGLNLVGIFLTNSRNAWVLALGLIVTFATYIGWRWVGALVMWLVIAVLEASYAPPPLSTWFRTVVPEAIWARVNDDMFVRPLASLRTTQWEFAWNMIQQRPFSGWGLRNFSALYQDATGFFVGHPHNLPLMLSAEMGVPATVLFYGLIGWILYMGVQRFRQAVDRGDQIVIFTYVVAFLACSLFSLLDVTLFDARINTLQWLILAAIWGISLTPKTRRSDS from the coding sequence GTGCGACTTCGCTTTTTTCAGTCTCACCCCGATCCCAACCTCCGGCGTCACTGGAATGTGATGCAGTGGGCTGTACTCTTGATGCCAATTAATACCCTGGTTGGTTGTGTCACGATTTTAGTGACTTCGCTGACGTTGTGGAAAAGTTATGCCAACCAGCTTGTCCAGAACTTTGTGAATCAGGCGCTGCTGCTGCTGGGCTGCTGGATGGTGATTATTGCGCTGTTTGCGGAGAATAATGGGGCCGCGTTTGGGGGATTATTTAATTTTTTACCGTTTTTTGTGGTGTTTATTGCCCAGAGTCGGTTGATTCAGACGCCGGAACAATTGCGCCGCTTGGCTTGGATTATTATCTCGCCGTCGGTAATCATTGTGGTTTTGGGTTGGGGGCAGTTATTTCTGAAGTGGTATTTTCACTGGAAGTTTTTGTCAATCGATGGCTCTAGTGGGATTTTGTTGGACTGGACGATCGCCAAAGGTGGGGAGCCGTTGGGGCGGATGTCATCGCTCTTTTACTATGCGACGGTGTTGGCGAGTTACTTTGTGACGACACTAACGCTAACGTTGGGGCTATTAATTGAGCAATGGAAAACTAGACGCTCAGTGATTCTGATGCTGCTTTTGAGTGGGATCGCGGGGCTGAATCTGGTCGGTATTTTCTTAACTAACTCCCGCAATGCTTGGGTATTGGCGCTGGGGCTGATCGTCACGTTTGCCACTTATATTGGTTGGCGCTGGGTGGGTGCGTTGGTGATGTGGTTGGTGATTGCGGTATTGGAAGCATCCTACGCCCCGCCGCCTTTGAGTACTTGGTTTCGGACGGTAGTACCGGAAGCCATTTGGGCGCGGGTGAATGACGATATGTTTGTGCGACCGCTGGCGTCACTACGGACCACACAGTGGGAATTTGCTTGGAATATGATTCAGCAGCGCCCGTTTTCGGGGTGGGGGCTACGGAATTTTTCGGCGCTGTATCAAGATGCAACCGGCTTTTTTGTGGGGCATCCTCATAATTTGCCCTTGATGCTATCGGCGGAGATGGGCGTCCCGGCGACAGTGCTGTTTTACGGTTTGATCGGTTGGATTTTGTATATGGGGGTGCAGCGGTTTCGGCAGGCGGTCGATCGGGGTGATCAGATTGTGATCTTTACCTATGTCGTGGCATTTTTAGCCTGTAGTTTGTTCAGTCTGTTGGATGTGACCTTGTTTGATGCACGGATCAACACGCTGCAATGGTTGATTTTGGCGGCAATTTGGGGCATTTCCTTAACGCCCAAGACCCGCCGATCAGATTCCTAA